The following proteins come from a genomic window of Pseudomonas cichorii:
- the gabP gene encoding GABA permease, with protein MSSTANSSELEQGLKPRHITMLSIAGVIGAGLFVGSGHAIAAAGPAVLLSYAAAGTLVVLVMRMLAEMAVASPDTGSFSTYADRAIGHWAGFTIGWLYWWFWVLVIPLEANAAATILHAWFPDVAIWVFTLVITLLLTATNLFSVKNYGEFEFWFALIKVVAIIAFVVLGVVAIFGLLPTSNVSGVSHLFDTQGFMPNGLGAVLAAMLTTMFSFMGTEIVTIAAAESKNPGKQITKATNSVIWRIFLFYLVSIFIVVSLVPWNDSRLAEVGSYQTVLDVMGIPNAKLIVDLVVLVAVTSCLNSALYTASRMLFSLGKRGDAPAVSTRISKSGTPHWAVMMSTAAAFLTVFANYVAPAAVFEFLLASSGAIALLVYLVIAVSQLRMRQKRIAKGEAIDFKMWLFPWLTWAAIFFIVAVLTVMLFQEDHRVEIIATGVLSLSVIAAGLLVSRRRKASRVGAAALS; from the coding sequence ATGAGCAGTACCGCTAACTCTTCCGAGCTTGAACAGGGGCTGAAACCTCGGCACATCACGATGCTGTCGATTGCCGGTGTGATCGGTGCAGGCTTGTTCGTAGGTTCAGGTCATGCGATTGCGGCAGCCGGCCCAGCCGTGCTGCTTTCGTATGCCGCAGCCGGTACGCTGGTTGTACTGGTGATGCGCATGCTGGCCGAAATGGCTGTGGCCTCGCCTGATACCGGTTCGTTTTCCACATATGCCGACCGAGCCATCGGGCACTGGGCCGGTTTCACCATCGGCTGGTTGTACTGGTGGTTCTGGGTGCTGGTGATCCCGCTGGAAGCCAACGCCGCTGCGACCATTCTGCATGCCTGGTTTCCCGACGTGGCCATCTGGGTGTTCACGCTGGTGATTACGCTGCTGCTGACGGCCACCAACCTGTTCAGCGTCAAGAACTACGGCGAGTTCGAATTCTGGTTCGCGCTGATCAAGGTCGTTGCGATCATTGCGTTCGTGGTGCTGGGTGTCGTGGCGATCTTCGGGTTGCTGCCGACCAGCAATGTCAGCGGCGTCAGCCACTTGTTCGATACCCAGGGCTTCATGCCTAACGGTCTGGGCGCGGTCCTGGCGGCAATGCTGACCACCATGTTTTCCTTCATGGGGACCGAGATCGTGACCATCGCGGCTGCCGAATCGAAGAACCCGGGCAAGCAGATCACCAAGGCCACCAACTCGGTGATCTGGCGGATCTTCCTGTTCTATCTGGTTTCGATCTTTATCGTCGTGTCGCTGGTGCCATGGAACGACAGTCGTCTGGCTGAAGTGGGCTCCTATCAGACGGTGCTGGATGTGATGGGGATTCCCAACGCCAAACTGATCGTGGATCTGGTGGTGCTGGTCGCAGTGACCAGTTGCCTGAATTCCGCGCTCTACACCGCTTCGCGCATGCTCTTTTCCCTGGGCAAGCGTGGCGATGCACCTGCAGTTTCCACACGCATCAGCAAGAGCGGCACGCCTCACTGGGCGGTGATGATGTCGACCGCCGCAGCTTTCCTGACCGTGTTTGCCAACTACGTCGCTCCGGCCGCCGTGTTTGAATTCCTGCTCGCCAGCTCCGGCGCAATCGCCTTGCTGGTGTATCTGGTGATCGCCGTTTCCCAGTTGCGCATGCGTCAGAAACGTATCGCCAAAGGTGAGGCCATCGACTTCAAGATGTGGCTGTTCCCGTGGCTGACCTGGGCTGCGATTTTCTTCATCGTTGCCGTACTGACGGTGATGCTGTTCCAGGAAGACCATCGTGTAGAAATCATCGCTACCGGTGTGCTCAGCCTGAGCGTTATCGCTGCCGGTCTGCTGGTTTCCCGCCGCCGCAAGGCTTCACGGGTTGGAGCTGCGGCTTTGAGTTGA